The proteins below come from a single Actinomycetota bacterium genomic window:
- a CDS encoding site-specific DNA-methyltransferase yields MELATEEPQKAFPAIAKDPEACAELEVVVSRLSTGHVLHNIDSRDLQLDDETVDLVVTSPPYWTLKKYNDHGGQLGAVADYEEFLDELDEVWRRACQALVPGGRLVVVVGDVNVSRRAFGRHLVFPLHASIQERCRHIGFDNLAPIIWYKIANAQYEMGPGGFFGKPFEPNGVIKNDVEYILFQRKPGGYRKPHPATRLLSVIPASDHAEWFQQVWTLGGASTANHPAPFPLSLAERLIRMFSFVGDTVFDPFVGTGTTAAAAAKCGRNSISSEVDPHVKRHSG; encoded by the coding sequence ATGGAGTTGGCGACGGAGGAGCCCCAGAAAGCCTTCCCGGCGATCGCGAAAGATCCCGAAGCGTGCGCCGAGTTAGAGGTGGTCGTGAGCCGTCTCTCTACAGGGCATGTCCTTCACAACATCGACAGTCGGGACTTGCAACTCGATGACGAGACCGTCGACCTCGTCGTGACCTCGCCGCCGTATTGGACTCTGAAGAAGTACAACGACCACGGCGGTCAACTCGGCGCCGTCGCCGACTACGAGGAATTCCTGGACGAGCTCGATGAGGTCTGGCGCCGGGCGTGTCAGGCACTGGTTCCGGGTGGTCGACTCGTTGTCGTGGTTGGTGACGTGAACGTCTCGCGGCGAGCGTTCGGACGACACCTGGTCTTCCCACTCCATGCGAGTATCCAGGAGCGGTGTCGGCACATCGGCTTCGACAACCTTGCGCCGATCATCTGGTACAAGATCGCCAACGCTCAGTACGAGATGGGGCCTGGCGGCTTCTTCGGCAAGCCGTTTGAACCGAACGGCGTGATCAAGAACGACGTGGAGTACATACTCTTCCAGCGCAAGCCGGGCGGCTACCGCAAGCCGCACCCAGCAACCAGACTCTTGTCGGTCATTCCAGCGTCTGATCACGCGGAATGGTTCCAGCAGGTGTGGACCCTGGGAGGGGCCTCCACAGCGAACCATCCGGCCCCGTTCCCTCTCTCGCTGGCTGAGCGACTCATTCGCATGTTCTCATTCGTTGGCGACACCGTGTTCGACCCGTTTGTAGGGACGGGCACCACGGCCGCCGCTGCTGCTAAATGTGGACGCAACAGCATCAGTAGCGAGGTCGACCCGCATGTGAAACGACATTCAGGTTGA
- a CDS encoding ChaB family protein, with amino-acid sequence MPIDDKSDLPGTIQRSPDKAQRTFIKTYNSALDTYDGDEERARRTAYSSLKHEFEKVGDHWEPKDGKGPSDERAARGADEPGGETAGGVDVKGHSKEELYERAQELDIHGRSNMNKQELAQRIAQKQD; translated from the coding sequence ATGCCGATCGACGACAAGAGCGACCTGCCCGGCACGATCCAACGCTCGCCGGACAAGGCGCAGCGGACGTTCATAAAGACCTACAACAGTGCTCTGGACACCTACGACGGTGACGAGGAAAGAGCCCGACGCACGGCCTACTCGTCGCTCAAGCACGAGTTCGAGAAGGTCGGTGACCACTGGGAGCCCAAGGACGGCAAGGGCCCGTCCGACGAGCGGGCCGCGCGGGGCGCCGACGAGCCGGGTGGCGAGACCGCCGGCGGCGTCGACGTCAAGGGCCACAGCAAAGAAGAGCTGTACGAGCGAGCGCAGGAACTCGACATCCATGGTCGCTCGAACATGAACAAGCAGGAGCTCGCCCAGCGGATCGCGCAGAAGCAGGACTGA
- a CDS encoding carbohydrate kinase, protein MGDALFAGVDVGTTNTKAIVFDLSGRLVAHAAVPTPTDRPRPGWAQHDPEQLWDAAVSTLRAALAEVEDPAAVRGVAVASMAEAGVPLDDRGRPTYDVIAWFDPRTAEQGRRLADAVGAERLAALTGLRPQPIYSVCKLRWLVENEPDAFARTRSWLHVADFIAYRLSGEQATDYSLASRTAALDLNRLTWSEELLAAAEVPASVLASLVWGGTRLGPVTDDAAAATGLPADAAVAAGGHDHVCGALGAAVIDAGRALDSMGTAESILVPTARAPTGGDPLRHRYSGGAHVVADRFYLSGGVHAAGASVDWVLDLLGGGEERGRLLAEAADVAPGALGVGFLPDLRGGDGSGVAHGALTGLRPEVGAPTLVRGVLEGLAFAFRNALETVVEHAAHDGHPEVRAVGGGARNDLLLRIKATVLGRPVWRPRIEEATGRGAALLGAVGAGLFPDAATAADSLDVELDEIAPDRDQVDAYQARYEAVTGADYQGLRSVSQRLAELAGR, encoded by the coding sequence ATGGGCGACGCGTTGTTTGCCGGCGTCGACGTCGGCACGACCAACACCAAGGCGATCGTCTTCGACCTGAGCGGTCGCCTGGTGGCGCACGCGGCGGTCCCAACGCCGACCGACCGTCCCCGGCCAGGGTGGGCGCAGCACGACCCAGAGCAGCTCTGGGACGCTGCTGTCTCGACGCTCCGCGCTGCGCTGGCAGAGGTCGAAGACCCCGCCGCCGTGCGCGGCGTGGCGGTGGCCAGCATGGCCGAGGCTGGCGTGCCGCTGGACGACCGCGGACGGCCGACGTACGACGTGATCGCCTGGTTCGATCCGCGCACCGCCGAGCAGGGACGCCGCTTGGCCGACGCGGTCGGTGCCGAGCGGCTGGCTGCCCTCACCGGGCTACGCCCTCAGCCGATCTACAGCGTGTGCAAGCTGCGCTGGCTCGTCGAGAACGAACCCGACGCCTTCGCCCGCACCCGTAGCTGGTTGCACGTGGCCGACTTCATCGCCTACAGGCTGTCGGGGGAGCAGGCCACCGACTACTCGTTGGCGTCGCGGACCGCCGCCCTGGACCTGAACCGCCTGACCTGGTCCGAGGAGCTGTTGGCGGCCGCAGAGGTGCCGGCCTCTGTCTTGGCGTCGCTGGTGTGGGGTGGGACTCGTCTGGGGCCGGTGACCGACGACGCCGCGGCGGCGACCGGCCTCCCCGCCGACGCGGCGGTGGCAGCGGGCGGCCACGACCACGTCTGCGGGGCGCTCGGTGCGGCGGTGATCGACGCGGGGCGGGCGTTGGATTCCATGGGGACCGCAGAGTCCATCCTCGTGCCCACCGCGCGTGCCCCGACCGGTGGCGACCCGCTCCGCCACCGCTACAGCGGCGGGGCGCACGTCGTGGCCGACCGCTTCTACCTCTCCGGTGGGGTGCACGCCGCCGGAGCGAGCGTGGACTGGGTCCTCGACCTGCTCGGTGGCGGCGAGGAACGTGGCCGACTGCTCGCGGAGGCCGCCGACGTGGCGCCCGGGGCGCTCGGGGTGGGCTTCCTGCCCGACCTTCGCGGCGGGGACGGCAGCGGTGTGGCGCATGGCGCGTTGACCGGGCTCCGACCGGAGGTCGGCGCTCCGACCCTTGTCCGGGGCGTCCTGGAGGGCCTGGCGTTCGCGTTCCGCAACGCGCTCGAGACCGTGGTCGAGCACGCCGCTCACGACGGCCACCCGGAGGTCAGGGCCGTCGGCGGTGGCGCCCGCAACGACCTGCTGCTCCGGATCAAGGCCACCGTCCTGGGGCGCCCGGTGTGGCGCCCCAGGATCGAGGAGGCGACGGGGCGGGGCGCCGCTCTGTTGGGCGCGGTCGGCGCCGGCCTGTTCCCCGACGCTGCGACCGCAGCCGACAGCCTCGACGTGGAGCTCGATGAGATCGCCCCCGACCGCGACCAGGTCGACGCCTACCAGGCGCGGTACGAGGCGGTGACGGGAGCTGACTACCAGGGTCTGCGGTCGGTCAGCCAGCGCTTGGCCGAACTCGCTGGTCGGTGA
- a CDS encoding pirin family protein translates to MIRIRRDQEIHSEDGGWFHARWHFSFSDYRDPENNGLGPLRVFNDDQLEPGAVWPLHPHKDVEGITYVVEGLFRHEDSLGNDGVLQPGAVQRMTL, encoded by the coding sequence GTGATCCGCATCCGCCGTGACCAGGAGATCCACAGCGAGGACGGCGGGTGGTTCCACGCCCGCTGGCACTTCTCGTTCAGCGACTACCGCGACCCGGAGAACAACGGGCTCGGACCGCTGCGTGTCTTCAACGACGACCAGCTGGAGCCGGGCGCGGTGTGGCCGTTGCATCCGCACAAGGACGTGGAGGGGATCACCTACGTCGTTGAGGGGCTGTTCCGCCACGAGGACAGCCTCGGCAACGACGGCGTGCTCCAGCCCGGCGCGGTCCAGCGCATGACGCTTTGA
- a CDS encoding VOC family protein: MIPVRRLNHAVLYVRDVERSAAFYAEAFGFETITVEAGGRAAFLRARGTANHHDLGLFEVGDDAPSPPRGSVGLYHLAWEVADIEDLAAARDDLARLGALAGQSDHGASKSVYGRDPDGNEFEIMWLVPREEWGELEHQAPVAPLDLERELTRYGTRSGT, translated from the coding sequence ATGATCCCCGTCCGGCGCCTCAACCACGCGGTGCTGTACGTCCGCGACGTCGAACGTTCGGCGGCGTTCTACGCGGAGGCGTTCGGCTTCGAGACGATCACCGTCGAGGCGGGGGGACGCGCGGCGTTCCTGCGCGCCCGCGGCACGGCGAACCATCACGACCTGGGGCTGTTCGAGGTCGGCGACGATGCCCCGTCCCCACCGCGCGGGTCGGTCGGCCTGTACCACCTGGCGTGGGAGGTCGCCGACATCGAGGACCTCGCCGCCGCCCGTGACGACCTGGCCCGACTCGGCGCCCTCGCGGGACAGAGCGACCACGGCGCATCCAAGTCGGTGTACGGGCGCGACCCTGACGGCAACGAGTTCGAGATCATGTGGCTGGTTCCACGTGAGGAGTGGGGGGAACTCGAGCACCAGGCGCCGGTTGCGCCGCTGGACCTGGAACGAGAGCTGACCCGGTACGGAACGAGGAGTGGGACGTGA
- a CDS encoding DUF3566 domain-containing protein gives MVRRKMTVRRIDPWSVLKFGAIINACILVIALLGFGLVWFLIRQLGIIEQACQLATDVGFEECGINGGNLFRMLLLVGILGVIIATGLVVLFTFLYNLIADLIGGIELSVSVPGGMGTTVTSRSAPESPPGWQQGGQQPSLWQQGAAGHSSTTGDSQPSPAAAGTSAGGGGNPSSDSASMRTRAPTTGAPSGSRDQQPTGALGDTTPGAWPWERVSRGGGSGGGTSDDTSDDTAAPTSGASDSDDTGDSRRSDESIFGGRGDGS, from the coding sequence GTGGTCCGGCGGAAGATGACCGTGCGGCGGATCGACCCATGGTCGGTCCTGAAGTTCGGCGCCATCATCAACGCGTGCATCCTGGTGATCGCCCTCCTCGGGTTCGGGCTCGTGTGGTTCCTCATCCGCCAGCTCGGGATCATCGAGCAGGCCTGTCAGCTCGCGACGGACGTCGGCTTCGAAGAGTGCGGCATCAACGGCGGGAACCTGTTCCGGATGCTGCTGCTGGTGGGGATCCTGGGTGTGATCATCGCAACCGGCCTGGTCGTGCTGTTCACGTTCCTGTACAACCTCATCGCCGACCTGATCGGTGGGATCGAGCTGTCCGTCTCCGTCCCGGGTGGGATGGGGACGACGGTGACGTCACGCTCGGCCCCCGAGTCGCCGCCCGGCTGGCAGCAAGGCGGCCAGCAACCGTCGCTGTGGCAGCAGGGGGCGGCCGGCCACTCATCGACCACGGGAGACAGTCAGCCTTCGCCCGCCGCGGCCGGTACGTCCGCTGGCGGTGGCGGCAACCCGTCGTCTGACTCGGCGTCGATGCGCACGCGGGCACCTACGACCGGGGCACCATCGGGCAGCCGTGATCAGCAACCGACCGGTGCGCTGGGTGACACGACACCCGGCGCGTGGCCGTGGGAACGTGTGTCTCGGGGCGGCGGATCCGGTGGCGGCACCTCGGACGACACCTCCGACGACACCGCTGCGCCGACGTCGGGCGCCTCGGACTCTGACGACACCGGCGACTCGCGCCGCAGCGACGAGTCGATCTTCGGCGGCCGCGGTGACGGCAGCTGA
- the gyrA gene encoding DNA gyrase subunit A has protein sequence MSETNGPGGPQGPEEGPASPELPDGVSQGAPSDGPSRPADAAAAVGAETAGGVTIAARVEPVVIEDEMKASYLDYAMSVIVGRALPDVRDGLKPVHRRILHSMNESGLRPDRPYRKCASAVGEVMKKYHPHGDSAIYDALVRMGQEFSIRYMLIDGHGNFGSVDGDPAAAMRYTEARLSQLAMELLRDIGEDTVEFGPNYDGYEQEPQVLPARFPNLLANGATGIAVGMATHIPPHNLGEVIDATIALINDPALTTTDLMEYVPAPDFPTGGLILGLDGAREAYTTGRGSIKVRAVATVEPDEAGGERIVVTELPYMVNKANLLQKIAALVTNRTIPGIRDLRDESSREGMRIVVELKRDAQGQVVLNQLYKHTQLQDTFGANVLALVDGVPRTLTLDQMLRHYIDHQIDVITRRTRYRLRKAESRAHVLEGLLVALDHLDEVIALIRSSPSADEARNGLMQRLDLSDIQAQAVLDMQLRRLAALERQKITDEYRDLQQLIADLQAILADPARIRQIIVDELGEVRGRFADERRSRIVEDHTAMTVEDLIKEEEVAVTLTKAGYVKRIPVAAFRTQRRGGRGVSGTDLREDDIVRDLIVCSTHDWLLFFTNQGRVHRIKAYQVPERTRTARGVYVANVPGLAFEREERVAAVIRLSEFRNDQYLVFATRHGKVKRTPLSEYDSPRSVLIAINLADADELIGVTVTGGDDLFMISLQGQAIRFHEQDARPMGRNAGGVIGMRLEDGDEVLALAKTMEDGQLLVITEEGYGKRTPLERYPLQKRGGKGVITAKLTEERGGLAGALIAPYDAEIFIVTDTGTVIRMQVADVRPTGRATHGVRVMRPDEGAKVASVARVLDNTDDEE, from the coding sequence ATGTCCGAGACGAACGGCCCCGGTGGGCCCCAGGGTCCCGAGGAGGGCCCCGCCAGCCCCGAGTTGCCCGACGGCGTCTCGCAGGGCGCACCGAGCGACGGCCCGTCGCGCCCCGCTGACGCCGCGGCCGCCGTCGGCGCCGAAACCGCCGGCGGGGTGACGATCGCCGCCCGCGTCGAGCCGGTCGTGATCGAGGACGAGATGAAAGCCTCGTACCTCGACTACGCCATGTCGGTGATCGTGGGGCGGGCACTACCCGACGTCCGCGACGGTCTCAAGCCCGTGCACCGGCGGATCCTGCACTCGATGAACGAGTCCGGGCTGCGCCCCGACCGCCCCTACCGCAAGTGCGCGTCCGCGGTTGGGGAGGTGATGAAGAAGTACCACCCGCACGGTGACAGTGCGATCTACGACGCGCTGGTGCGGATGGGTCAGGAGTTCTCGATCCGCTACATGCTGATCGACGGGCACGGGAACTTCGGATCCGTGGACGGAGATCCTGCGGCAGCGATGCGCTACACCGAGGCCAGGCTGTCGCAGCTCGCGATGGAGCTGCTCCGTGACATCGGCGAGGACACGGTCGAATTCGGACCCAACTACGACGGCTACGAGCAGGAGCCGCAGGTACTGCCGGCCCGCTTCCCGAACCTGCTGGCCAACGGCGCGACCGGGATCGCGGTCGGGATGGCCACCCACATCCCCCCGCACAACCTCGGCGAGGTGATCGATGCCACCATCGCGCTGATCAACGACCCGGCGCTGACGACCACGGACCTGATGGAGTACGTCCCGGCGCCGGACTTCCCCACCGGGGGGCTGATCCTGGGCCTCGACGGGGCGCGGGAGGCGTACACCACCGGGCGGGGATCCATCAAGGTGCGCGCGGTCGCCACCGTCGAGCCCGACGAGGCCGGAGGCGAGCGCATCGTCGTCACCGAGCTGCCGTACATGGTCAACAAGGCCAACCTGCTGCAGAAGATCGCTGCTCTGGTGACCAACCGCACCATCCCCGGGATCCGTGACCTGCGCGACGAGTCGTCGCGCGAGGGGATGCGGATCGTGGTGGAGCTCAAGCGCGACGCGCAGGGCCAGGTCGTCCTCAACCAGCTGTACAAGCACACCCAGCTGCAGGACACCTTCGGGGCGAACGTGTTGGCGCTGGTGGACGGCGTCCCGCGGACGTTGACCCTCGACCAGATGCTGCGCCACTACATCGACCACCAGATCGACGTCATCACACGACGGACCCGCTACCGGCTGCGCAAGGCCGAGAGCCGCGCCCACGTGCTCGAAGGGCTGCTCGTGGCGCTGGATCACCTCGACGAGGTGATCGCGCTGATCCGCAGCTCCCCGTCGGCGGACGAGGCCCGCAACGGGCTGATGCAGCGCTTGGACCTGTCCGACATCCAGGCGCAGGCGGTCCTCGACATGCAGCTGCGGCGGCTGGCTGCCCTGGAAAGGCAGAAGATCACCGATGAGTACCGCGACCTGCAGCAGCTGATCGCGGACCTGCAGGCGATCCTCGCCGACCCGGCCCGGATCAGGCAGATCATCGTCGACGAGCTCGGCGAGGTTCGTGGCCGCTTCGCCGACGAGCGGCGTAGCCGCATCGTCGAGGACCACACCGCCATGACGGTGGAGGACCTGATCAAGGAGGAGGAGGTCGCCGTCACCCTCACCAAGGCCGGGTACGTCAAGCGGATCCCCGTCGCAGCGTTCCGCACCCAACGGCGTGGCGGTCGTGGTGTCAGCGGGACCGACCTGCGCGAGGACGACATCGTCCGCGACCTGATCGTGTGCTCGACCCACGACTGGCTGCTGTTCTTCACCAACCAGGGCCGGGTGCACCGCATCAAGGCGTACCAGGTGCCCGAGCGGACCCGGACCGCACGGGGCGTGTACGTCGCGAACGTCCCGGGTCTGGCGTTCGAGCGCGAGGAGCGGGTCGCGGCCGTCATCCGCCTGTCGGAGTTCCGCAACGACCAGTACCTGGTGTTCGCCACCCGGCACGGGAAGGTCAAACGCACGCCGCTGTCCGAGTACGATTCGCCACGGTCGGTCCTGATCGCGATCAACCTCGCCGACGCAGACGAACTCATCGGCGTCACGGTGACCGGCGGCGACGACCTGTTCATGATCTCCCTCCAGGGCCAGGCGATCCGCTTCCACGAGCAGGACGCCCGTCCGATGGGACGCAACGCCGGCGGGGTCATCGGGATGCGCCTCGAGGACGGCGACGAGGTCCTCGCCCTGGCCAAGACCATGGAGGACGGCCAGCTGCTGGTCATCACGGAAGAGGGGTACGGCAAGCGCACCCCGCTCGAGCGTTACCCGCTGCAGAAGCGGGGCGGCAAGGGGGTCATCACCGCCAAGCTCACCGAGGAGCGCGGCGGGTTGGCGGGGGCCCTGATCGCCCCGTACGACGCAGAGATCTTCATCGTCACCGATACCGGCACGGTGATCAGGATGCAGGTCGCTGACGTGCGGCCCACCGGTCGGGCCACCCACGGCGTGCGGGTGATGCGCCCCGACGAGGGTGCCAAGGTGGCGTCGGTCGCCCGCGTCCTGGACAACACCGATGACGAGGAGTGA
- the gyrB gene encoding DNA topoisomerase (ATP-hydrolyzing) subunit B — MTAYTAEQITVLEGLEAVRKRPGMYVGTTGPRGLHHLVWEVVDNAVDEALAGRCSLIEVTLLADGGVRVRDDGSGIPVEMHRKEGRSALEVVMTVLHAGGKFDKQAYAVSGGLHGVGISVVNALSQRLVAEVRRDGKLWRQEYVRGIPQGPVETIAEATDTGTAISFWPDPDVFETTQFSADTIARRLRDTAFLTAGLRIAFTDQRIFDTHPEPTTEQFHAAGGLKDFVDHLRSTKKKDGLHDVIHFWEEEQGPNGLQSVEAAVQWIDDYNDSILSFCNTINTHEGGTHDEGFRTAVTSTINRWAKQHNVIRAKEVDSLTGDDLREGLVAIVSVKVGDPQFEGQTKTKLGNTEVRSFVQTTTNAALARWLEEHPTEGRRIVAKAEAAAQGRIAARKARDLTRRKSLLESTALPGKLADCQSRDPSESELYIVEGDSAGGSAKQARDRRTQAILPIRGKILNVEKARLARILNNNEVQALITAMGTGIGDDFDLAKARYHKLIVMADADVDGAHIRTLLLTFIFRHMKELVDAGYVYIAQPPLYQVKHPGRRNQVFYAYSDREQAELLRQLPQDGKADVQRFKGLGEMDPEQLWETTMDPVRRTLKLVTLEDAAVADELFTVLMGDDVEPRRAFIETNARYATVDV; from the coding sequence CTGACCGCCTACACCGCCGAGCAGATCACCGTGCTGGAGGGGTTGGAGGCGGTCCGCAAGCGGCCCGGCATGTATGTGGGCACGACCGGACCGCGCGGCCTGCACCACCTGGTGTGGGAGGTCGTCGACAACGCCGTGGACGAGGCCCTGGCGGGCCGGTGCTCGCTGATCGAGGTGACGCTGCTGGCTGACGGGGGCGTGCGCGTCCGCGACGACGGCTCGGGCATCCCCGTCGAGATGCACCGCAAGGAGGGACGCTCGGCGCTCGAGGTCGTCATGACCGTCCTACATGCCGGCGGGAAGTTCGACAAGCAGGCCTACGCCGTGTCAGGCGGCCTGCACGGGGTGGGGATCTCGGTGGTCAACGCGCTGTCACAGCGGTTGGTCGCCGAGGTCCGTCGCGACGGCAAGCTATGGCGGCAGGAGTACGTCCGCGGCATCCCGCAGGGACCGGTCGAGACGATCGCCGAGGCCACGGACACCGGCACGGCCATCAGCTTCTGGCCCGACCCCGACGTCTTCGAGACGACGCAGTTCTCGGCCGACACCATCGCCCGTCGGCTGCGTGACACCGCTTTCCTCACCGCCGGCCTGCGGATCGCATTCACCGATCAGCGCATCTTCGACACCCACCCCGAGCCCACGACCGAGCAGTTCCACGCAGCCGGCGGGTTGAAGGACTTCGTCGACCATCTGCGTTCGACCAAGAAGAAGGACGGTCTGCACGACGTGATCCACTTCTGGGAGGAGGAGCAGGGCCCCAACGGCCTGCAGTCTGTTGAGGCGGCCGTGCAGTGGATCGACGACTACAACGACTCGATCCTGTCCTTCTGCAACACCATCAACACCCACGAGGGGGGGACCCACGACGAGGGGTTCCGCACCGCGGTCACCTCCACGATCAACCGCTGGGCCAAGCAGCACAACGTGATCCGTGCCAAGGAGGTCGACTCGCTCACCGGCGACGACCTGCGTGAGGGCCTGGTCGCGATCGTGTCGGTGAAGGTCGGTGACCCGCAGTTCGAAGGCCAGACCAAGACCAAGCTCGGCAACACCGAGGTCCGCTCGTTCGTGCAGACCACCACCAACGCGGCGTTGGCTCGCTGGTTGGAGGAGCATCCCACCGAGGGCAGGCGGATCGTCGCCAAGGCCGAAGCCGCGGCACAGGGACGGATCGCCGCCCGAAAGGCCCGCGACCTCACCCGACGCAAGAGCCTGCTGGAGTCCACGGCCCTGCCGGGGAAGCTGGCTGACTGCCAGTCGCGTGACCCGTCGGAGTCCGAGCTGTACATCGTCGAGGGCGACTCCGCCGGCGGGTCCGCCAAGCAGGCCCGCGACCGTCGGACCCAGGCGATCCTCCCGATCCGCGGGAAGATCCTCAACGTCGAGAAGGCGCGGCTGGCCAGGATCCTGAACAACAACGAGGTGCAGGCCCTGATCACCGCGATGGGGACGGGGATCGGTGACGACTTCGACCTGGCCAAGGCGCGGTATCACAAGCTGATCGTGATGGCCGACGCCGACGTCGACGGCGCGCACATCCGTACGCTGCTGCTGACGTTCATCTTTCGCCACATGAAGGAGCTGGTCGACGCGGGCTACGTCTACATCGCCCAACCGCCGCTGTACCAGGTCAAGCACCCCGGCCGCCGCAACCAGGTGTTCTACGCCTACTCCGACCGGGAGCAGGCCGAGCTTCTGAGGCAACTGCCCCAGGACGGCAAGGCCGACGTGCAGCGCTTCAAGGGTCTGGGGGAGATGGACCCCGAGCAGCTGTGGGAGACCACCATGGATCCCGTGCGGCGCACCCTGAAACTGGTCACGCTCGAGGATGCCGCGGTCGCCGACGAGTTGTTCACCGTCTTGATGGGCGACGACGTCGAGCCGCGCCGCGCGTTCATCGAGACCAACGCCCGGTACGCCACGGTCGACGTCTGA
- a CDS encoding DUF721 domain-containing protein: MNHDEGQDWVFSGDDAYPIRNHPRRLSDLVREAARGRRWLGRLEGAAVYSRWDELVGPELARRCEPVRLAGGVLTVRAETSVWATQVGYLAGEVARRAEEVLGPGLVGDVKVIVGPLQGLARRPDDSR, from the coding sequence GTGAACCACGACGAGGGGCAGGACTGGGTCTTCAGCGGTGACGACGCGTACCCGATCCGGAACCATCCTCGTCGCCTGAGCGACCTCGTCCGTGAGGCAGCGCGCGGCCGTCGATGGTTGGGACGCCTCGAAGGCGCTGCCGTCTACAGCCGCTGGGATGAGCTGGTCGGACCCGAGCTGGCGCGCCGGTGCGAGCCGGTGCGCCTGGCCGGTGGCGTGCTCACGGTCCGGGCCGAGACGTCCGTGTGGGCCACGCAGGTCGGCTACCTCGCCGGTGAGGTCGCGAGACGCGCCGAGGAGGTGTTGGGTCCGGGCCTGGTCGGTGACGTGAAGGTCATCGTCGGTCCGCTTCAGGGTCTGGCTCGCCGCCCCGACGACAGCCGCTGA
- the recF gene encoding DNA replication/repair protein RecF, whose translation MILRRLELVDVRSYEQQELTFEPGVTLLVGPNAHGKTNLLEAAHRVATGSSHRVASDLPLVRRDAEAGYVRVELDTDAGRRRKIELELRPGAGTRARVDGQAVRQTSDAVGVLRVVLFAPEDLAIVAGDPSERRRFLDDVLAQRRPAYAAARSDYDRVLRQRNRLLKTAGGRGGDVAATLQVWTAQLVAHAATLTAARVAAVHALAGPTSAFYAELADLPEPVTLTYRSSCGLVVSGDPGCGVPDRDALAVQLRAGLEAVADEELARGVTLVGPHRDDLELSVRGLPARGYASHGQHWTLALALRLATYDVLAEVGDHPVVLLDDVFAELDQARRARLAAACQRWGQVLVTAAVEDDVPLRGAVVDVRVVDGRSTVATR comes from the coding sequence GTGATCCTCCGACGACTGGAACTGGTCGACGTTCGGTCGTACGAGCAGCAGGAGCTCACCTTCGAGCCGGGCGTGACCTTGCTGGTCGGCCCCAACGCGCACGGCAAGACCAACCTGCTGGAGGCTGCCCACAGGGTGGCGACGGGCAGCTCCCACCGCGTGGCGTCGGACCTGCCGCTGGTGCGGCGCGACGCCGAAGCCGGGTACGTGCGGGTCGAGCTCGACACCGACGCGGGGCGACGCCGGAAGATCGAGCTGGAGCTGCGGCCCGGAGCCGGGACACGTGCGCGGGTGGACGGGCAGGCGGTGCGCCAGACGTCCGACGCGGTCGGGGTGCTCAGGGTCGTTCTGTTCGCTCCGGAGGACCTGGCGATCGTGGCCGGTGATCCATCCGAGCGACGGCGCTTTCTCGATGACGTCCTGGCCCAGCGACGCCCGGCGTACGCCGCAGCTCGTTCGGACTACGACCGGGTGCTGCGCCAGCGCAACCGGTTGCTCAAGACGGCCGGTGGGCGCGGCGGCGATGTGGCTGCGACCCTGCAGGTGTGGACCGCCCAGCTGGTGGCTCACGCGGCGACGCTGACCGCCGCCCGCGTCGCCGCGGTGCACGCCCTGGCTGGCCCCACCAGCGCGTTCTACGCCGAGCTCGCCGACCTGCCCGAGCCGGTGACGCTGACCTACCGCAGCAGCTGCGGGTTGGTGGTGTCGGGGGATCCCGGTTGCGGCGTCCCCGACCGCGACGCCCTCGCCGTGCAACTGCGGGCCGGGCTGGAGGCGGTCGCCGACGAGGAGCTCGCCCGCGGTGTGACGCTCGTCGGCCCGCACCGCGACGACCTGGAGCTGAGCGTGCGCGGTCTTCCCGCTCGCGGGTACGCCAGCCACGGTCAGCACTGGACCTTGGCGCTGGCTCTGCGGCTGGCCACCTACGACGTGCTGGCGGAGGTCGGCGACCACCCCGTCGTGCTCCTCGATGACGTGTTCGCTGAGCTGGACCAGGCTCGGCGCGCACGGCTCGCCGCGGCATGCCAGCGGTGGGGCCAGGTGCTGGTCACCGCGGCGGTGGAGGACGACGTCCCCCTGCGCGGAGCGGTGGTCGACGTCCGCGTGGTCGACGGCCGCAGCACGGTGGCGACACGGTGA